In Acidimicrobiales bacterium, a single window of DNA contains:
- a CDS encoding ParA family protein produces MPVLAVANQKGGVGKTTVALGLAAAASEAGRRVLVVDLDPQANATTGLGVWDATATVDDALSVDRPGAIEASITTAAWPAGAGPVPELAPSTPALAGREVQLATDAVGAQDRLHTALKGVPHDLVIIDCPPSLGLLTVNGLVAADRVVVVSEPAAWASDGVAQMLRTIERVRDRQRTDLAVAGIVVNRLGRTRDARYWHEQLVETYGDLVVGPIHLRAAVAEASAQSLPLHALGQRAGAETAAQEFADLLAQVVPDPSEDA; encoded by the coding sequence ATGCCGGTGCTCGCGGTCGCCAACCAGAAGGGCGGGGTGGGCAAGACCACCGTCGCCTTGGGCCTCGCCGCCGCCGCGTCCGAGGCCGGTCGGCGCGTCCTCGTGGTCGACCTCGACCCCCAGGCCAACGCCACGACCGGCCTGGGGGTGTGGGACGCCACCGCCACCGTCGACGACGCCCTCTCGGTCGACCGTCCCGGTGCCATCGAGGCCAGCATCACCACCGCGGCCTGGCCGGCCGGCGCCGGCCCCGTGCCCGAACTCGCCCCCAGCACCCCTGCACTCGCCGGCCGCGAGGTGCAGCTCGCCACCGACGCCGTCGGCGCCCAGGACCGGCTGCACACGGCGCTCAAGGGCGTCCCCCACGATCTCGTCATCATCGACTGCCCTCCGTCGCTCGGCCTGCTCACGGTCAACGGCCTGGTGGCGGCCGACCGCGTCGTGGTGGTCAGCGAGCCCGCCGCCTGGGCCTCCGACGGCGTGGCCCAGATGCTGCGCACCATCGAGCGGGTGCGCGACCGCCAACGCACGGACCTGGCAGTCGCCGGCATCGTCGTCAACCGCCTGGGCCGCACCCGCGACGCCCGCTACTGGCACGAGCAGCTCGTCGAGACCTACGGCGACCTCGTCGTCGGTCCCATCCACCTGCGGGCGGCCGTCGCCGAGGCATCCGCCCAGTCCCTCCCGCTCCACGCCCTGGGCCAGCGCGCCGGCGCCGAGACCGCCGCCCAGGAATTCGCCGACCTGCTCGCCCAGGTCGTGCCCGACCCCTCCGAGGACGCCTGA
- a CDS encoding PQQ-binding-like beta-propeller repeat protein, whose translation MRGTWGKWTTWGVVVVVAALAVSCGSDDAALDAPDDGPDTAAVGECDWPMWGQSPERRFVAPAACPTSLSAATVGVLEQAWFFNTDDVVTATPAVVGDSLYVGDWTGRFYALDRDDGSLRWSFQAEPHEQVYAGQIVSSAAVADVAGARTVYFGAGKTLYALDGATGEEVWAHELNPDGDDDDPTEIETSPVVVDGPAGQIVIVGYDVHNAPTERAGVVALDAATGDEVWTFDPDRGGPPSGCADVWSSPSVDVARALVFFGTGNCNTSPEGWTRFTDALVAISLDDGSLAWRFQPHEPNNDDLDFAGAPNLFSADGADLVGLGNKDGHYYAVDRTTGELVWEVEATQPGLNEPGGNFSTGGFIGPTAVSDDGTIVGGTAVGPCPCLHGIDAATGEIVWQQDLAAPTYAATSIVGDVAFSGGTDFTLRAVEVATGDVRWEQEMDGPVAGGVAIQDDDVFAVAGLREPGQDVLAENSGVYRFTLPGEDAPTTTTEVAAPTTTAVPIAAFVDDGQECVGAPCAFSFSLKDPPAGLTPEMTLEIATDPASVTVFATGLGAPDGWLRPGSPAANAGASDYAVFLSKGVDNPNGALVCVLEPTVDSDPDALACHTDALPDLGTAFDRLSVLAVNDTSALPPIAEGFDRLVDTISFDPPLRPEAP comes from the coding sequence ATGCGGGGGACGTGGGGCAAGTGGACGACCTGGGGGGTCGTGGTCGTGGTCGCGGCGCTCGCGGTGTCCTGTGGCAGCGACGACGCCGCCCTCGATGCCCCCGACGACGGGCCCGACACCGCCGCGGTGGGCGAGTGCGACTGGCCGATGTGGGGCCAGTCCCCGGAGCGTCGCTTCGTGGCGCCGGCGGCGTGCCCGACGAGCCTGTCGGCGGCGACGGTGGGCGTCCTCGAGCAGGCCTGGTTCTTCAACACGGACGACGTCGTGACCGCGACGCCCGCCGTCGTGGGCGACTCCCTGTACGTCGGCGACTGGACCGGGCGCTTCTACGCCCTCGACCGCGACGACGGGTCGCTCCGGTGGAGCTTCCAGGCCGAGCCACACGAGCAGGTCTACGCCGGCCAGATCGTGTCGAGCGCGGCGGTGGCCGACGTGGCGGGTGCCCGCACCGTCTACTTCGGTGCCGGCAAGACCCTCTACGCCCTCGACGGCGCCACCGGCGAGGAGGTGTGGGCCCACGAGCTGAACCCCGACGGCGACGACGACGATCCGACCGAGATCGAGACGTCGCCCGTCGTGGTCGACGGGCCCGCCGGCCAGATCGTGATCGTGGGCTACGACGTCCACAACGCCCCGACCGAGCGGGCCGGCGTGGTGGCCCTCGACGCGGCCACCGGCGACGAGGTGTGGACCTTCGACCCCGACCGGGGTGGGCCCCCGAGCGGGTGCGCCGACGTGTGGTCGTCGCCCTCGGTGGACGTGGCGCGGGCGCTCGTCTTCTTCGGCACGGGCAACTGCAACACCTCGCCCGAGGGGTGGACCCGGTTCACCGACGCCCTGGTGGCGATCTCGCTGGACGACGGCTCGCTGGCGTGGCGCTTCCAGCCCCACGAGCCCAACAACGACGACCTCGACTTCGCCGGCGCGCCGAACCTGTTCAGCGCCGACGGCGCCGACCTCGTCGGCTTGGGGAACAAGGACGGTCACTACTACGCGGTGGACCGGACGACCGGTGAGTTGGTCTGGGAGGTGGAGGCCACGCAGCCGGGCCTCAACGAGCCCGGGGGCAACTTCTCGACGGGTGGCTTCATCGGCCCCACCGCCGTGAGCGACGACGGCACCATCGTCGGGGGGACCGCGGTGGGCCCCTGCCCCTGCCTGCACGGGATCGACGCCGCCACCGGCGAGATCGTCTGGCAGCAGGACCTCGCCGCCCCCACCTACGCAGCCACCTCGATCGTGGGCGACGTCGCCTTCTCGGGCGGCACGGACTTCACCCTGCGGGCGGTCGAGGTGGCCACCGGCGACGTGCGCTGGGAGCAGGAGATGGACGGCCCGGTCGCCGGCGGCGTGGCCATCCAGGACGACGACGTGTTCGCAGTGGCAGGGCTGCGCGAGCCCGGGCAGGACGTCCTGGCCGAGAACAGCGGCGTCTACCGCTTCACGCTCCCCGGCGAGGATGCGCCGACGACCACCACCGAGGTGGCGGCGCCGACGACCACGGCGGTGCCGATCGCGGCGTTCGTCGACGACGGCCAGGAGTGCGTCGGCGCGCCCTGTGCGTTCTCGTTCTCGCTGAAGGACCCCCCGGCAGGGCTGACCCCGGAGATGACGTTGGAGATCGCCACCGACCCGGCGTCGGTGACGGTCTTCGCCACCGGCCTCGGTGCTCCCGACGGCTGGTTGCGCCCCGGGAGCCCCGCGGCCAATGCCGGGGCGAGCGACTACGCGGTGTTCCTGTCGAAGGGGGTCGACAACCCGAACGGCGCGCTCGTGTGCGTGCTGGAGCCGACGGTCGACTCCGATCCCGACGCGCTGGCGTGCCACACCGACGCTCTTCCCGACCTGGGCACCGCGTTCGACCGCCTCAGCGTGCTCGCGGTCAACGACACGTCCGCCCTGCCGCCCATCGCCGAGGGCTTCGACCGCCTCGTCGACACCATCTCGTTCGACCCCCCGCTCCGACCGGAGGCACCATGA